tgtcctgctgctgcagagggtgACGCCCTTTTTATGGGTTTCGCAGACACATTTGCGGCAGAGATCCTCTCGGCGCTTTGCTCCCTGGTGGTGAAGTCGGCGGATAAGAACACCTGCACCAGGGCGTTGTGGGTCATCTCCAAGCAGAGCTTCCCTGCAGATGTGGTCGGCCAAAAGGTGAACATCAGCCCAGGCTCATGTCCAGGGAAACGGGCCCGAGAACCAGGGGGTGAGGTGACCGGTGCGGCCGTGTTTATCCACAATGCTCCACTTCTCAGGCGGCGTCCATACTGGGAACACTGGAGAGCGTGTGGAGCAGAGGGGACGTCCAGTCCGCGGTGATGGAGCACGAGGCCTTAAACGTCGTCATCAGGTAAAGCGAGACGAGGCTTCTCGGGGTGGAGGTATTTCTATCGGCAGACGAGACGATGTTGCCAATGTGACATCCGGTGTCTTttctttaattcaaatatgattTGACATTGAGTGGTAGAAAAGAGACGACGGAGACGTCCGAGCGGAACCGCTCACTGTGATATTAAGAGGTGGTTCTGTCACTGTGAAGAATGCTGGAGCAAGTCCCGGTCCAGATGGGCGAGGGAGCGCTGAGGTGGGCGAAGCTCGTCATCCCGCTGGTGGTGCACTCCGCCTCCAAGGTGCGGCtgcgggcggcggcggccctgGAGACGGGCATGCCCCTCCTCCTGGAGAAGCAGATGGAGGTGGCCGGCATCATCGAGCCCATGATGTCCACGGTGAGCGGCCCCGTGCGCTCTACGTGCGGCCGGGCTTCCTCGTGTTCAACACCCGCCGAGAGGAAAGGGaaactctttatttatttattttttttctccacagaaaCTGATCCCAGAGCTGCGAAAGCTGTTTCTGGCCAAGAATGAAGCCAACGTCCTGAAGCTGTGGCCGTTATTCGTCAAACTGCTCGGGAaggtaaagtgttttttttgtgctttttctatATCGCGGCAAGCTGATTACAAACGCTTAGGTCTTTGATGGCTGGTAGAGCGCCGCGTGCGcaggttgaccccccccccccacctgaggCCCTCGCTGCATCTTCTGCCACCTTCCCGACTCAGCTGCTGCACAGAGGAGGTCCTTTCATCAACAGTCTGCTGCACCTGGAGGAGCTCGGCTTCCGCAGCTCCTCTCCCGCCATCAAGAAGATCGCCTTCATCGCCTGGAAGAGCCTCATCGACAACTTCGCCCTGGATCCAGgtgagccgcccccccccccccccccccccccccccacccccgcccttTCAGCCTCTTGTCCGTGTGGCTGAGCTCTAACTTGTCGCTCCTGAAGACATCCTGTGCAGCACCAAACGCGTGAAGCTGCTGATGCAGCCCCTCATGTCCATCAACGTGCGGACGGAGGTCCTGCTGCTCACCAAGGTGGAGGTCTGGTGGTACCTGGTGGTCCAACTCGGGCCCAACCTGGCCCCCAACTTTGATCAGGTCAGACGCTCTGTTATTCAGGGAGAAGAATATGGGTGTTACTCCTAAAGAGGCTTCTGCCCATATTGCGTATCTGTGGCTAAACGTGAGTGCTGTGAGACTCTCGGGTCTTCTGCGTCGCTGGTTTTATAACGTTCATCCTCCCGATGAACAACGTTTCTCATTTTTCGATTTGTCACCTTGCAGGTGTCGGTTCCACTGCTCCAGTGCACCATCGGCTCCGACCCCCCTCTGGTCCCCGGCACCTCGTCCAGAGCCGCCGGTCAGAACGGCTCCGTCGCACCCGGCACGCCGAAGACCGGtgcgcgacacacacacacacacacacaccccgccgACGTGCCCGCTCCCTCTGATGCGACTTCTTAttctacccccccccttccctcctccacacGGCAGGCTTCAACAGTTCGGCCAACACGTCTCGGATGAGCCTCAACTCCAGCGTCCAGATGGCCACCACCTTCCCCTCCATCCAGCTGCTGGGCCTGGAGATGTTGCTCCACTACTTCCTGGGACCGGAGGTCATCGCCGCGGCAGCCAAGGAAAAGCTCAGCCTGAGCCTGGGTGAGCGGCGCTCCTCCGCGTGTTGCTTCTCATGCCGAACGCCGATGTTCTCCCCATTTTGAGTGTAAAACGACCCGTCGCGTTTAACAACGAGAACCCGGAGCACCTCGTTGGAGTGAGCCGAGCGTTCTCCCGCAGCCAGCGAAGCCCTCCGACCTTCTCGCTATGGTTGTCTCTCCCGCGCAGAACCCTTGAACCACCCGCTCTTCTCTGGTACCTCCTCCTTCACCAAGCACGCCgccgggctcaccgccaacaTCAGGGACGGGTTCACCAGCGTCGGCAGAGACGCTCCAGGTAAGTCGGGTGCGCTGGCGCTCCACAGGAACCGTAACCGGGCGCGGTTCTTGTGGGACCTCTTCTCACCCCTGCGTCCATGTGCCACTGATAATCTGCATGTCCGTGTGTCTCTCCTCGTCCGTCAGAAGCTCTTTTGGCCGTTTTGTGGAGCAGTCTTGTGCGGTTCGTCAACTTGGCGATGGAATCAGGTGAGCGCTCGTTTGTTCCGGCGAGTTGACCCGCGTTGACGCGCTGTGATTGTGGCGGCTCAGCAGTGCGGGGATCTTGTACAGTCGTGGTCCCCCGCCTCGTCGCTCCACATAGAGCACTCTGGATTGGGTCCCGGGGGCTCCGTCGTTTGGGACGAGGCGCCGATGAGACCCCCCGTCCTCGCCCCGCGCCCCGCCCACTCGCACTGTCACATCAGTTTAAGTCAGAGCGGTCCGATCCTCGTGGTGCGGGCCGCCGTGACGAGAGAAACAACTGAGGGGTTCGTCCCCGATGatgcctttaaaaaaagaaaaaaaaaaagaaaacatgtttctttgccttttgttgtcgttgttgtcgtTGATGAGTTGACCCCGCCCCCTGCAGGCAGTAAGAAGGACCGCCACGGGGGCGACGTGCTGACGCTGATGCTTCGGGCTCTGCAGAGCATCGTCGTCTCAGACGCTCTGCCTGCAGACAAAGTGCTGGTGAGACCCCCGACGAGTGGCCTTCAGGAGCAGGACTCGCGTTGACTCCCGGTTTCTCTTCTCGTCGTCATGGTTTCAGTGAATCGCCGCCTGCTCCTGAGCCGCTCTTTTGAATTTGATTGTTCAGTTTCGGTTCTTCTTTGAGGCGCTCGTAATGGATGAATGCTGAATCTTCTCCCTCAGATCCTGTTTGAAGCCACAGTGAACGGGATTCCGCAGCGAGTCCTCGGCTCCGCCTCCTACCAAGTGGGCAAGATGGACGTGCTGAACGTGAGCGCCGACGTTCGGTATTTCAGGAAACCGGCCCACGACAACGATTATTGGCTAACGGCGGCGTTTTGTTCCTCCAGGGGACGCCGGCTCTCTTTCTCATCGTTCTCCTGTACGACAGCGGCTCGCTCTCCGCCTGCATGGAGGACGAGAGGTGGGTCCGTTTGATCCGTGCGCCCATTTTGGGAAGAGGAGACGCAGGGTTGCGTTtttagttttaataaaaattATTGCTTTTGATGAATGTTTGAATCTATTGCATCGTTACGTCGATTTACAAAGATGTGACGCAGCTGAATCAAATTTCCCGCCCCCTTCCCCTTCCTGCAGGTTCTTCCAGTGCCTTCAGACCCTGGTGGGCTGCGGCCTGTCGGGCCCCACCTCCCCGCTGGCGTTTGGCGAGGCGGTGCTGGGCGCCATCCGCCGCAGCGCCGCCTCCGTGCAGAAGAAGGAGCACCTGTGGAGGGCGTGGAGCGCCGTCGTCACCCCGCTCACCGACACCATCACGCAGGTGGGCGCAGAGATGCTGCTgctcatttgaatattttctgCACCGCCGGTGTCTGTCGAAGCCTAAATGGACATTTCCGATCTTCGTCCTGTTTGACAGTCTAATGAGGTGAACCAAGGCGACGCTCTGGAGCACAACTTCAGCGCCGTGAACTCCGCCCTGCTGTTCCCCATCCAACACCTCCTACGCGGCACGCCGCTGCAGCAGGTCTCCCCTTCTCCGCCGCGGCCTCGCCTCGCCTTACCCGCGCCCCCCCAGAGGTCCCGCTTTAACCGCCGCTGTCGTTTCAGGCGGCCCAGAAGTCGATGCTGTCCTCGTGGGCCAAGCTGTACCGCGTGTTCGCCCGCTGCGCGGCGCTGGTGGTCACGGCCGAGGAGAACGTCTGCTGCGAGGAGCTGTGTGCCAAGATGGCGGCCGCGGTGGACGGGGACGCTTTGGTGGTGAGCGGATGGCAGGAAACGCCCCTAAAGGCAGCAATGGCCACATGTGGCGACATCTGGGATGCAAAGTGGAGAGCGATCAAttatttggggggaaaatgtgGAGATCTGAAGCTGCTGGATGGTTTTGACGTAAATATTTGATCTGTGAAGTAATTCATCCTCACACTTATGATGCGTATTCAGTGACATCTGGTAGAACATTGGCATTATTTTAAGGACTTTTCAAAAAACAGTTTGGTTGTTGCTCCGCCTTCATCGGGAAAACTGCTAATTACCGACGTCTGGAGGTTGAGTGACGCGagatttgttttgaataaaacattttttaaaattcatccCGAACATGACGGCTGCAGTTTAATTAATTCAAAACCAGCCTGCTTCAGCTCATCGATGCCGCGTGCTTCTGCTGCAGGTTCCTTCCACGCTGGATGCCGTCACCAGTATCCTGCACGTCATGGTGGAGTGTGTGGACTTCTCGCCGTTCACGCCTCAGTTTCAGCAGAAGCTGAAGTGTAAGAACTCGCCGTATTTCGGTCTCCACTCTCGGATGGATTCCAGCCGCTGATGCtttgctcccccccctccctcctccccctttctccccccctgcagctcctCACACTCCAGTGAACTGGACGAGGAAGCGGAATAAGGTCCTGGGGAACCTGTCCACCTTCCGGTCCCTGCTCGTGCAGTGCCTGGAGGTCTACCTGGGGGGCCCCGGGGCGTCCTGCGAGGCCACGGGCCTGGCCCTGGTCTCCATCGTGTCGGCCCTCTTCACCAACCTGGCTCTCGCCAACACCGTGAGGGAGGCGCTCGCCTCGCTCGTCCCGCCGCTCGCCGCCTTCTACCAGCAAGCCGCCGGCGAGCCGCCCAAGTTCTCCTCGCAGCTCCTGGGAAAGGTGGGTGTGCGTCTCCTTGTCCGACGGGCCGCCGCGCGAGGCTTTTTTTGCTTTAAGGGTTAAAGGTCAACGGTCGGCTTCCCCTCGTTCAGCTGGAGAAGCTTCTCTGCGACGTCCTCGGCTGCCTGCAGAGCCGCTCGGCCGTGGCGTACGACGACGAGCTGCTGGCGCTGCTCTCTCCGCTGCTCGGCGCGGCGTTCGCTCACAGGAACAAGGCGCTGCGCTGCTCGGCCGCGCACTTCTGGAACGCCACCTTCGCCAACGCCGTCTGCCTCGCTTACCCCGAGGAGCTCAGGTGAGGCGGAAACGAGGGACGCTGCGGAGACGACGGATGTAAAAAATAGCAAACtttacctcttttttttttttaaatgtcccccGGTGTCCGTGCACAGGCCCGTGTTGAGCCACGTGAGGCAGAAGACGCCGATCATCCTTCCCGGCTTCGAGGCGGTCGGCGTTCCCGACGACCTCAGCGGACCGTACTCGGTGAGTTGCCGTCCGCCGCTGTGACCCCTCGACGTTCCCCCTCGCGGTCGCTAATCCTGGCCCACCCGGGGGTTCGTGTCTTCAGAGCGAGAGCTCCCAGCTGGAGACGAACCTCAGCGGCATGCCGGTGTCGTCCGCGGCGGCGAGGGACTCGCTGCTGAAACGGGCCGAGCCGAAGGCCCGCGGCGCCACGCCGGCCTCAAAGTCCGTTTCTGTGAGTTCCGAGTTCGGttgagggggggcagggggggtttAACGTGCGGAGGAGAACAACGAATGACGTGGCGTTCCTCCTCAACAGACCAAGCTGGACTTTGGCTCCCCGAGGCCTCCTGCCAGAGgagctctggaggaggaggcctccgTTGACTTTGTGTTCATTCCTCCCGAGACGAAGGAGCGAGTTCTCACGGAGCACCAGAAGGAGGTGAAAAGGACTAAAAGGTTTGTtcggccttttttattttgagtcGAATGCATTGAAAGTGTCCTGGCGTGGAGCTGACGCGATCCTTGTCCCACAGGGTGGACATCCCCGTCATGTACAACAACCTGGACGCCTCTCTGGACACAACGGTTTTCACCCAGTTCACCCAGAGTCAGGAAGCGTCCCTGTGAGTCCCGGACCCGGCTGGATTCTTGTGCTCATCGTATAATGTAGCATCAGTGTAATAAAAGGTTGTTCCCACAGAGACAGACTGGCAACTGAAGACGCCGACGAGGAAACCAAAGAGGCTCCTGGCGAGGTAATGGACCCTCCCCCCCTAGTGAATAAAACCCCCTGTGGGTATTTCCTGCAGCGCTTTGACCCGGAGTTGCAGTCTCTGAAGGTTTTGGTCCCTTTGCAGGTTCCTCAGGAGGACTCAAAGGAGACTCCAGATTCCGGCGATCCAGCGGCAGTAGAGAAGATGCCAGCAGACCAGGAGCCGGTTATCCCGGGGTCAGCGGATGTTTCTGTGGAGGAGGACGCCAAGAGTGGCGATGGCGCAGACCCGGACCTCCGGTCTCCAGGCGGCGCGAGTCCTAACAACCTCTCCGGTTCCTCCGATTTGGTCTCGGGGACGCCCCAGAAACCCAACAGCCGCCGTCAGTCCTTCATCACCCTGGAGAAGTATGCGGAGGGGAAACCCGCCAGCCCCAGCAGCGCATCCACCTTCACCGGCACCCTCGGAAAGACCCCCAACAGCCGAGAGCGCTCCAGAACCAGCAGGAGCTCGTCCTCGCGGGCTTCCCAGGCGTCCGCCGGTCCCAGCTCTCAGGGTTCCTCGTCTTCCCAGGCAGACGACACGACCCCTCGGTGTCCTGTGAGCAGTGGCCTCGATTCCCCCGTGAGGCCCAAAGCCTCCAGGACCAAAGCGGAGCCGGTGAGGCTGACCGAGCGGCTGCCCAGTGACCCGACCGACGACGAGAACGTCATCCCGGACACGCAGGCTCGAACGGAGGCTTCCTCAGAGGAGATGAAGCCCTCaagcccggaggaggaggaatctgACGCCACCCTGGACGACTCGCTGTCCTCTCAAGGGGAGCCGAGGCGGTCGGGACGCTGCCGAGTGCGACCGCAGCTGCCAGGAGAGGACGCCGGCGACCGCGCAGAGAAACGCCAGCCTCTGAAGAGGAGACGCTCTGGAGAGGAACCTAAAGGTGATCCCGCGGCGGCGAGCAGACGGAGCACGCGCAGCACGCAGGGCGCCGAGGAGGGCCGAGGCCGACGGAGAACAAGGTCTCAGACGGACAAGAGCGAGTCGTCCCAGACCAGCTCGCGGGGCAGATCCTCCAAGAAGATCAAGCTGTACAGCGTTTCCCAGGACCTTCTTCATGGGCCGGACCCCAAAGAGAGGAGCTCCAGGGGGCTCCAGCCCAGCGCAGCCGACAGCCAGTCACAGCGGAGCAAAGCCACGAGGGAGGCCGCGCAAGACGGGGAAGCGAAGCAAAAGGGTTCGCCTGGCGAGGAAGAGTCCAGTCAGGCCGCCCAACGTCCGCCGGTGGAAGAGGACAAGCTAGAAGACCCTCAAACGAGTGACAAATGCCAAGAGTCAGAGATGGTGCAACACACTGAAAAAGACGGCGATGAGGTGAAACGTTCTCAAACCGCCACTTCCCTCGAGTCCCAGGACGTCCAGATGGAGGAGCGGACGGACCCCGAGCAGACTCTGTGTGAGCTTTTAGAAAAGACCAGCCGGGATGAGCGAAGTTCTCCAGCTGACGAGGAGCCCGGCGGTGGAGCAAACAAAGGCGAGCCGAAAGCGAGCGACGGCACGGACGCCGCCGAAGTGATCACACCCTCGTCCGGCGGACCGGCCGTGCGTCGATCCAGAAGAAGCAAGGTCTCCTCCGAGGAAGCGGGCTCTGGAGACGGAGGGGACAACGGGGGCTCCGGTCCGCCGGAGGCCGGCGTGGCGGGTCGCACGAGGAGGAGCAGAGTACAGGAGGAGCCCTCGAGGCCGCGGCGCAGCTCGACTCCGCGCGGCGCTCCGTCATCGGCGGGTCCGGGCAGGTACCTGCGGACGTCCTCCCCAGCGTCCCCGGTCAGCAGTAAAGACTCCTCCGGGTCCGAATCCTCGGAGGTCAAAGAAAATCCCCCCGTGGCCAAAAAGAAGGGAAGGAAACCCCGAGCGTCTCTGCCCAGTCCGCTCGCTATTGAAGCCAAAGAGGTCGCAGGTTCGGACCCCCGAAGCAAAGGGAGCGCTTCACAGGCGCCTCAAGACTGGCTGGACTCTGAGAGTCTG
The window above is part of the Gasterosteus aculeatus chromosome 16, fGasAcu3.hap1.1, whole genome shotgun sequence genome. Proteins encoded here:
- the rif1 gene encoding telomere-associated protein RIF1 isoform X5, whose product is MATAEPPSSLLPLLESLEDVTTDQAEQTDAYLTIANRLSGDEGRQFLPAVERHFPRLGTAILAHMSSPTAELSQAALQALGFCVYHARVVSGVPDTFAAEILSALCSLVVKSADKNTCTRALWVISKQSFPADVVGQKAASILGTLESVWSRGDVQSAVMEHEALNVVIRMLEQVPVQMGEGALRWAKLVIPLVVHSASKVRLRAAAALETGMPLLLEKQMEVAGIIEPMMSTKLIPELRKLFLAKNEANVLKLWPLFVKLLGKLLHRGGPFINSLLHLEELGFRSSSPAIKKIAFIAWKSLIDNFALDPDILCSTKRVKLLMQPLMSINVRTEVLLLTKVEVWWYLVVQLGPNLAPNFDQVSVPLLQCTIGSDPPLVPGTSSRAAGQNGSVAPGTPKTGFNSSANTSRMSLNSSVQMATTFPSIQLLGLEMLLHYFLGPEVIAAAAKEKLSLSLEPLNHPLFSGTSSFTKHAAGLTANIRDGFTSVGRDAPEALLAVLWSSLVRFVNLAMESGSKKDRHGGDVLTLMLRALQSIVVSDALPADKVLILFEATVNGIPQRVLGSASYQVGKMDVLNGTPALFLIVLLYDSGSLSACMEDERFFQCLQTLVGCGLSGPTSPLAFGEAVLGAIRRSAASVQKKEHLWRAWSAVVTPLTDTITQSNEVNQGDALEHNFSAVNSALLFPIQHLLRGTPLQQAAQKSMLSSWAKLYRVFARCAALVVTAEENVCCEELCAKMAAAVDGDALVVPSTLDAVTSILHVMVECVDFSPFTPQFQQKLKSPHTPVNWTRKRNKVLGNLSTFRSLLVQCLEVYLGGPGASCEATGLALVSIVSALFTNLALANTVREALASLVPPLAAFYQQAAGEPPKFSSQLLGKLEKLLCDVLGCLQSRSAVAYDDELLALLSPLLGAAFAHRNKALRCSAAHFWNATFANAVCLAYPEELRPVLSHVRQKTPIILPGFEAVGVPDDLSGPYSSESSQLETNLSGMPVSSAAARDSLLKRAEPKARGATPASKSVSTKLDFGSPRPPARGALEEEASVDFVFIPPETKERVLTEHQKEVKRTKRVDIPVMYNNLDASLDTTVFTQFTQSQEASLDRLATEDADEETKEAPGEVPQEDSKETPDSGDPAAVEKMPADQEPVIPGSADVSVEEDAKSGDGADPDLRSPGGASPNNLSGSSDLVSGTPQKPNSRRQSFITLEKYAEGKPASPSSASTFTGTLGKTPNSRERSRTSRSSSSRASQASAGPSSQGSSSSQADDTTPRCPVSSGLDSPVRPKASRTKAEPVRLTERLPSDPTDDENVIPDTQARTEASSEEMKPSSPEEEESDATLDDSLSSQGEPRRSGRCRVRPQLPGEDAGDRAEKRQPLKRRRSGEEPKGDPAAASRRSTRSTQGAEEGRGRRRTRSQTDKSESSQTSSRGRSSKKIKLYSVSQDLLHGPDPKERSSRGLQPSAADSQSQRSKATREAAQDGEAKQKGSPGEEESSQAAQRPPVEEDKLEDPQTSDKCQESEMVQHTEKDGDEVKRSQTATSLESQDVQMEERTDPEQTLCELLEKTSRDERSSPADEEPGGGANKGEPKASDGTDAAEVITPSSGGPAVRRSRRSKVSSEEAGSGDGGDNGGSGPPEAGVAGRTRRSRVQEEPSRPRRSSTPRGAPSSAGPGRYLRTSSPASPVSSKDSSGSESSEVKENPPVAKKKGRKPRASLPSPLAIEAKEVAGSDPRSKGSASQAPQDWLDSESLRQAEESQAEESQAEESQAEESQAEESQAEESQAEEKGKEESQAEEKGKEESQAEESQAEESQAEESQAEESQAEESQAEESQAEESQAEESQAEESQAEESQAEESQAEEKGKEESQAEEKGKEESQAEESQAEESQAEESQAEESQAEESQAEESQAEESQAEESQAEESQAEESQAEESQAEESQAEEKGKEESQAEEKGKEESQAEEKGKEESQAEEKGAEEKGAEESQAEEKGAEESQAEEKGAEEKGAEESSQTEDEVDDTKRSDSPAVSSPSVQKVSVGSQQDGDASSSPSAGGLEPAGMSSEATPDPSVSSAEEAPPKGTMEALRVSEEKGEGASASADGVTETGTTTTSEPLEETSGETLATALLEGRLPADEGGGSGNQTPDAAAGERDPGGWLASTMEALAVAPLELAHCSPQRLFQLHASVAETRPGGSGWTRREAPVVPLEDAAEDRPVEFSEAIQEKRSSGEGTSSGSPAKQKDLEALMAADVAGSPSSGRTRGTWSPSASPSTSILKKAPKRLQEEEEEEEEETPSPLVKSRRVSFAHPIQHQELADDIDRRSPAFRTSSPRASRGNGVPQPKYVTTPTKGPLGPSPRTLHSPGHKSSKKCLISKMIQEPRPVSRDSVYPSLAGCSAPVEAVLPQISSNMWSRGFGQLVRARNIKTVGDLSALTPSEIKTLPIRSPKISNVKKALRSYEQQRKGRGAEELKSFDERETTSELVDTTSDLVEPGAPQNQDATSEALASALVRVAAVKRHVGCKRARVLFRGCKRSRF